Proteins encoded within one genomic window of Flavobacteriales bacterium:
- a CDS encoding PA0069 family radical SAM protein produces MSSNSWELAEHEKYLKGQGAQKQIHNRFERQSYVTEHWEGIDEVDEGPEKTSFIEVHPKTIITPNSSPDVPFDLSINPYQGCEHGCVYCYARNSHQYWGYGPGRDFERAILVKKNAATLLEKTFRKKSYRPELIVISGNTDCYQPIERKLGLTRQLLQVFQRYQHPVGLITKNSMIQRDIDILAAMAEKDLVRVTISITSLKEETRRKLEPRTASVSQRLKTVRRLSDAGIPVNVNLAPIIPAINSDEVFDIVQAAADHGAVSANYIMVRLNGAIGEIFSDWVHKAYPERAEKVLHLIREVHEGGLNSSEWKTRMRGTGTYADQIHRIFDIARQKFLPKKEPTEMDYSRFSVPDRGQQTSLFS; encoded by the coding sequence TTGTCATCAAATTCGTGGGAATTGGCAGAACACGAGAAATATCTCAAAGGACAAGGAGCTCAGAAGCAGATTCACAACCGATTTGAGCGGCAGTCATATGTCACAGAACATTGGGAAGGAATAGATGAAGTCGATGAAGGTCCAGAGAAGACAAGCTTCATTGAAGTCCATCCCAAGACCATCATCACACCCAACTCCAGCCCGGATGTGCCTTTCGACCTCAGCATCAACCCTTATCAAGGCTGCGAGCATGGCTGTGTCTATTGCTATGCACGCAATTCCCATCAATATTGGGGATATGGCCCAGGCAGGGATTTTGAACGGGCCATCCTGGTCAAGAAGAATGCGGCTACTCTATTGGAGAAGACCTTCAGGAAGAAGAGCTATCGTCCTGAGCTGATCGTCATATCCGGTAATACGGATTGCTATCAACCTATCGAGCGTAAATTGGGTCTGACGCGCCAACTCTTGCAGGTATTCCAGCGCTATCAGCATCCGGTGGGACTCATCACTAAGAACAGCATGATACAGCGCGATATCGATATCCTAGCGGCTATGGCCGAGAAGGATCTGGTACGTGTGACCATCTCCATCACCTCTCTGAAAGAGGAGACCCGTAGAAAACTCGAACCCCGCACAGCCAGTGTGAGCCAGCGACTGAAGACCGTGCGCAGACTATCGGATGCGGGTATCCCAGTCAATGTGAACCTAGCACCTATCATCCCGGCCATCAATAGTGATGAGGTATTCGACATCGTACAGGCAGCTGCCGACCATGGAGCGGTCAGTGCCAACTACATCATGGTGCGCCTCAATGGGGCCATAGGTGAGATCTTCAGTGATTGGGTACACAAAGCCTATCCAGAAAGAGCAGAGAAAGTATTGCACCTCATCCGCGAAGTGCATGAAGGAGGACTCAATAGCAGCGAGTGGAAGACACGCATGCGAGGCACCGGGACCTATGCCGATCAGATCCATCGCATCTTCGATATCGCTCGACAGAAATTCCTTCCCAAGAAAGAACCTACAGAGATGGACTATTCTAGATTCTCGGTCCCAGACCGGGGGCAACAGACCTCTCTGTTCTCTTAA
- a CDS encoding 1,4-dihydroxy-2-naphthoyl-CoA synthase, whose translation MKPTSVNPDWKTVKEYEDITYKKSGRTARIAFNRPEVRNAFRPRTVAELFEAFLDAREDPEIGVVLFSGEGPSSKDGKWAFCSGGDQSKRGHQGYVDEDGMPRLNILEVQRLIRFMPKVVIAVVPGWAVGGGHSLHVVSDLTLASKEHAIFKQTDADVTSFDGGYGSAYLAKMVGQKKAREIFFLGRNYSAQEAFDMGMVNAVVPHDELEDTAYQWAQEILMKSPTAIKMLKFAFNLTDDGMVGQQVFAGEATRLAYMTDEAKEGRNAFLEKRAPDFSDIKWIP comes from the coding sequence ATGAAACCTACATCTGTCAATCCGGATTGGAAGACTGTCAAGGAATACGAGGATATCACCTACAAGAAATCCGGGCGAACGGCCCGTATCGCTTTCAATCGACCAGAAGTGCGCAATGCCTTCAGACCCCGCACGGTAGCGGAACTGTTCGAGGCTTTCTTGGACGCTCGGGAAGACCCGGAGATAGGAGTCGTACTCTTCAGCGGTGAAGGTCCTTCCTCTAAAGACGGTAAGTGGGCATTCTGTAGTGGCGGAGACCAGAGCAAGCGCGGCCACCAAGGCTATGTGGATGAGGATGGCATGCCTCGGCTCAACATTCTAGAAGTACAACGACTGATCCGCTTCATGCCCAAGGTCGTGATAGCCGTGGTACCGGGCTGGGCCGTTGGTGGTGGACATAGTTTACACGTAGTGAGCGATTTGACCTTGGCCAGTAAAGAACACGCCATCTTCAAACAGACCGATGCAGATGTGACCAGCTTCGATGGTGGATATGGCTCCGCTTATCTGGCCAAAATGGTCGGCCAGAAAAAGGCACGGGAGATCTTCTTCTTGGGCAGGAACTACTCGGCTCAGGAGGCATTTGACATGGGAATGGTCAATGCCGTAGTACCTCACGATGAATTGGAGGACACAGCCTATCAGTGGGCCCAAGAGATACTCATGAAATCCCCGACAGCCATCAAGATGCTGAAATTCGCTTTCAACCTCACCGATGACGGCATGGTAGGTCAGCAGGTATTTGCTGGAGAGGCCACGCGACTGGCCTATATGACCGATGAGGCCAAAGAAGGAAG